One Punica granatum isolate Tunisia-2019 chromosome 3, ASM765513v2, whole genome shotgun sequence genomic window carries:
- the LOC116201031 gene encoding probable plastidic glucose transporter 2 isoform X1: MWGYQSEASSIYKRMSPSKDSSGSVDGEANSGYMQDNTSLVTADPPWRHSLPHVVVATIISFLFGYHLGVVNEPLESIALDLGFSGNTLAEGLVVSTCLGGALIGSLFSGWIADEFGRCRAFQLSALPMITGASISAISKTSVGMLLGRLLVGVGLGIGPPVASLYVTEVSPAHVRGTYGSFIQIAACLGLMTALCIGIPVKEIIGWWRVCFWVSTIPAAILALAMLVCAESPQWLYKQGRIAEAEAELERLVGPSHVRFAMSDLSRLDKSDANDTVKLSELLYGRHSRVVFIGSTLFALQQLSGINAIFYFSSTVFKSARVPSNLANIFIGISNLTGSIIAMVLMDKLGRKVLLLGSFLGMAIFMAIQAVAASPSVPAYAASYLSVGGMLMFVLAFALGAGPVPGLLLPEIFPSRIRAKAMAVCMSVHWVINFFVGLLFLQLLEQLGPHLLYSIFATFCLMAVIFVKRNVMETKGKSLQEIEIALLPQD, translated from the exons ATGTGGGGATATCAGAGTGAGGCCTCATCAATTTACAAGCGTATGTCTCCGTCGAAAGATAGTTCAGGTTCAGTGGATGGGGAAGCTAACTCAG GTTATATGCAAGATAACACCAGTTTAGTAACTGCAGATCCTCCATGGAGACATTCCTTGCCACATGTGGTGGTGGCAACAATTATATCTTTCCTGTTTGGATACCATCTGGG GGTCGTTAATGAACCACTTGAAAGCATAGCTTTGGATCTTGGTTTCAGTGGAAATACCCTTGCAGAAG gTTTGGTGGTAAGTACATGTCTTGGTGGTGCTCTTATTGGGTCTCTGTTCAGCGGCTGGATTGCAGATGAATTTGGGCGTTGTAGGGCTTTCCAGTTGAGCGCATTGCCAATGATAACCGGTGCCTCTATAAG TGCAATATCCAAGACTTCAGTGGGCATGCTTCTTGGACGGTTACTGGTTGGGGTAGGATTGGGTATAGGGCCCCCGGTTGCATCTCTTTACGTGACAGAG GTCTCTCCAGCTCATGTAAGAGGGACTTATGGGAGCTTTATACAGATTGCAGCATGTTTAGGGCTTATGACAGCTCTATGTATAGGGATCCCTGTTAAGGAAATTATTGGCTG GTGGCGAGTTTGTTTCTGGGTATCTACAATTCCAGCTGCAATACTTGCTCTAGCAATGCTAGTTTGTGCTGAGAGCCCCCAATGGCTGTACAAG CAAGGAAGAATTGCCGAAGCGGAGGCGGAACTTGAGAGGCTAGTAGGACCATCACATGTTAGGTTTGCAATGTCAGATTTGTCCAGATTGGACAAATCGGATGCAAATGATACTGTGAAGTTGTCAGAGCTGCTTTATGGACGTCATTCTAGAG TGGTTTTTATTGGATCGACTCTGTTTGCTTTACAACAGCTTTCTGGGATAAATGCTATATTTTACTTCTCCTCGACTGTCTTCAAGAGTGCGCGGGTACCATCAAATCTTGCAAATATATTCATAGGAATTTCCAACTTGACAG GGTCTATAATAGCAATGGTCTTGATGGATAAATTGGGAAGGAAGGTCCTCCTTCTTGGGAGCTTTCTTGGCATG GCAATATTTATGGCTATTCAAGCAGTGGCAGCAAGCCCTTCTGTCCCAGCATATGCAGCTTCATACCTTTCTGTGGGAGGCATGTTAAT GTTTGTCCTTGCATTTGCACTCGGAGCTGGTCCAGTTCCAGGTCTTCTGCTCCCAGAAATATTTCCCAGCAGAATCAGGGCCAAGGCCATGGCAGTTTGTATGTCAGTGCATTGG GTGATAAACTTCTTTGTGGGCTTGCTCTTCTTGCAATTACTGGAGCAGCTCGGACCTCATCTCCTGTACTCCATATTTGCAACCTTCTGCCTGATGGCAGTGATATTTGTGAAACGGAATGTGATGGAAACCAAAGGGAAGTCGCTCCaggagattgagatagccctTCTCCCGCAAGATTAA
- the LOC116201031 gene encoding probable plastidic glucose transporter 2 isoform X2: protein MWGYQSEASSIYKRMSPSKDSSGSVDGEANSDPPWRHSLPHVVVATIISFLFGYHLGVVNEPLESIALDLGFSGNTLAEGLVVSTCLGGALIGSLFSGWIADEFGRCRAFQLSALPMITGASISAISKTSVGMLLGRLLVGVGLGIGPPVASLYVTEVSPAHVRGTYGSFIQIAACLGLMTALCIGIPVKEIIGWWRVCFWVSTIPAAILALAMLVCAESPQWLYKQGRIAEAEAELERLVGPSHVRFAMSDLSRLDKSDANDTVKLSELLYGRHSRVVFIGSTLFALQQLSGINAIFYFSSTVFKSARVPSNLANIFIGISNLTGSIIAMVLMDKLGRKVLLLGSFLGMAIFMAIQAVAASPSVPAYAASYLSVGGMLMFVLAFALGAGPVPGLLLPEIFPSRIRAKAMAVCMSVHWVINFFVGLLFLQLLEQLGPHLLYSIFATFCLMAVIFVKRNVMETKGKSLQEIEIALLPQD from the exons ATGTGGGGATATCAGAGTGAGGCCTCATCAATTTACAAGCGTATGTCTCCGTCGAAAGATAGTTCAGGTTCAGTGGATGGGGAAGCTAACTCAG ATCCTCCATGGAGACATTCCTTGCCACATGTGGTGGTGGCAACAATTATATCTTTCCTGTTTGGATACCATCTGGG GGTCGTTAATGAACCACTTGAAAGCATAGCTTTGGATCTTGGTTTCAGTGGAAATACCCTTGCAGAAG gTTTGGTGGTAAGTACATGTCTTGGTGGTGCTCTTATTGGGTCTCTGTTCAGCGGCTGGATTGCAGATGAATTTGGGCGTTGTAGGGCTTTCCAGTTGAGCGCATTGCCAATGATAACCGGTGCCTCTATAAG TGCAATATCCAAGACTTCAGTGGGCATGCTTCTTGGACGGTTACTGGTTGGGGTAGGATTGGGTATAGGGCCCCCGGTTGCATCTCTTTACGTGACAGAG GTCTCTCCAGCTCATGTAAGAGGGACTTATGGGAGCTTTATACAGATTGCAGCATGTTTAGGGCTTATGACAGCTCTATGTATAGGGATCCCTGTTAAGGAAATTATTGGCTG GTGGCGAGTTTGTTTCTGGGTATCTACAATTCCAGCTGCAATACTTGCTCTAGCAATGCTAGTTTGTGCTGAGAGCCCCCAATGGCTGTACAAG CAAGGAAGAATTGCCGAAGCGGAGGCGGAACTTGAGAGGCTAGTAGGACCATCACATGTTAGGTTTGCAATGTCAGATTTGTCCAGATTGGACAAATCGGATGCAAATGATACTGTGAAGTTGTCAGAGCTGCTTTATGGACGTCATTCTAGAG TGGTTTTTATTGGATCGACTCTGTTTGCTTTACAACAGCTTTCTGGGATAAATGCTATATTTTACTTCTCCTCGACTGTCTTCAAGAGTGCGCGGGTACCATCAAATCTTGCAAATATATTCATAGGAATTTCCAACTTGACAG GGTCTATAATAGCAATGGTCTTGATGGATAAATTGGGAAGGAAGGTCCTCCTTCTTGGGAGCTTTCTTGGCATG GCAATATTTATGGCTATTCAAGCAGTGGCAGCAAGCCCTTCTGTCCCAGCATATGCAGCTTCATACCTTTCTGTGGGAGGCATGTTAAT GTTTGTCCTTGCATTTGCACTCGGAGCTGGTCCAGTTCCAGGTCTTCTGCTCCCAGAAATATTTCCCAGCAGAATCAGGGCCAAGGCCATGGCAGTTTGTATGTCAGTGCATTGG GTGATAAACTTCTTTGTGGGCTTGCTCTTCTTGCAATTACTGGAGCAGCTCGGACCTCATCTCCTGTACTCCATATTTGCAACCTTCTGCCTGATGGCAGTGATATTTGTGAAACGGAATGTGATGGAAACCAAAGGGAAGTCGCTCCaggagattgagatagccctTCTCCCGCAAGATTAA